A genomic window from Vitis riparia cultivar Riparia Gloire de Montpellier isolate 1030 chromosome 16, EGFV_Vit.rip_1.0, whole genome shotgun sequence includes:
- the LOC117934126 gene encoding UPF0496 protein At3g49070, which translates to MRKRISICIRKFLSCSVSGSNPPNLPNYVDYREEYANAFRTESYIEFWTRVLTVTHGDSATSIPIESTTAARLSSYRLFAEYLLDPDQPTVTQLLALAQSRPKNHSILAEYFSETANASFLCSLLLKDINRIRVWYRSLKSTLESHGATELLPVNRFPVILARVRVIQTGCSGLLKRLELGRDKARAKLQLVKSIKCGSAILLVALTASVAVIATTHALAMLVAAPGLIAASFELASTRKLARRSAQLDAAAKGTYILNKDMDMISRLVARLNNELEHISGMVRFWLEHKEDNLQASGEVARQLKENDSNFSQQLDELEEHLYLCFMTINRGRTLVVKEIMDQGSPTCSSK; encoded by the exons ATGAGGAAAAGAATCAGCATTTGCATCCGAAAATTCCTTTCATGCTCTG TCTCCGGATCCAACCCTCCTAATCTTCCTAATTATGTGGATTATCGCGAAGAATATGCTAATGCCTTCCGCACTGAATCATACATTGAGTTTTGGACACGTGTCCTTACTGTAACCCATGGAGATAGCGCCACGTCAATTCCCATAGAGTCCACCACTGCGGCTCGGCTCTCATCCTACCGGCTCTTCGCTGAATATCTCTTAGATCCGGACCAACCCACTGTCACTCAACTATTGGCTTTGGCTCAAAGCAGACCCAAAAACCACTCTATTCTAGCCGAATACTTTTCTGAAACGGCTAACGCTTCTTTCCTGTGTAGCCTTCTGCTAAAGGATATTAACCGTATACGTGTTTGGTACCGATCCTTGAAATCCACCCTGGAATCTCATGGAGCCACTGAGTTACTACCCGTAAACCGCTTTCCAGTAATATTGGCTCGGGTTCGGGTCATCCAAACCGGCTGCTCTGGCTTACTCAAGCGGTTAGAGTTAGGACGTGACAAGGCTCGAGCCAAGCTCCAGCTCGTCAAAAGCATAAAATGCGGCTCAGCTATTTTGCTTGTCGCGCTAACGGCTTCGGTGGCTGTAATCGCCACAACTCACGCCTTAGCAATGTTGGTGGCTGCACCAGGTCTCATAGCGGCTTCATTTGAGTTAGCCTCGACTAGGAAATTAGCCAGGCGGTCGGCTCAACTTGACGCAGCTGCCAAAGGAACTTACATACTGAACAAGGATATGGATATGATAAGCCGGCTTGTGGCCAGGCTAAACAATGAGCTGGAGCATATAAGTGGAATGGTTAGGTTTTGGTTGGAGCATAAAGAGGATAACCTGCAAGCCAGTGGAGAAGTGGCGCGCCAGCTGAAGGAGAATGACTCTAACTTTAGCCAGCAGCTAGATGAGCTAGAAGAGCATTTATACTTATGTTTCATGACCATTAATAGAGGGAGAACCCTTGTGGTGAAGGAGATTATGGACCAGGGTTCACCCACTTGctcatcaaaataa